DNA sequence from the Oncorhynchus clarkii lewisi isolate Uvic-CL-2024 chromosome 24, UVic_Ocla_1.0, whole genome shotgun sequence genome:
agtggaacccaatAAGGTCACCTGCTAcaatagcccatccatgacaaggatCAACAAGTTGTGTGTTccaagatgccgttctgcacactaCTGTTGTACCGTTAtatgcctgtttgtggcccgcctttTAGCTTGCACAATTTTTGCCATTCTCCTTCAATACTCATCGACAAGCTGTTTTCTcccacaggactgctgctgactggatgttttttgtttgttgcaccattctctgtaaaccctagacactttCATGCGTGAAGAGCCCAGGAAGCTGTCATTTCCCGAAATATTGGAACCGGCGCGCCTGGTTGCTttggtcactcgttttgcccattctttatttcttacccctttttctccccaatttagtAGTATCCAATTGGTAATTACAGTcttgcaactcccgtacagacttggGAGacgcgaaggtcgagagccacgcgtcctctgaaacacgatcCTGCCAAGCCactctgcttcttgacacactgctcgcttaacccggaaccCAGCCACAGcagtgtgtcggaggaaatacAGTACAACTGccgaccgaagtcagcgtgcatgagCCAggtccgccacaaggagtcgctagagcacgatgggacaaggacataccggccagccaaacccttccctaacccagacgacgctgggccaattgtacactgcctcatgggtctctcagagcctgggatcgaacccgggtctgtagtgatgcctctagcactgtgatgcagtgccttagaccgctgcgccactcgggaagccgttttgcccattctaacattgaattaaacagtaactgaatgactcaatgcctgtctgcctgctttatatagaaAGCCACAGCCACATGACTGATTGTGGCTCATTCATTGAGTTCAATTGagttacaattggctcattattttcccctcctctcccctgtaactattccccatgtCACAGATgtcaatgagaatgtgttctcagtcaacttatctggtaaaataagggttaaataaaaaataaataaatagtctgtaaaataaaataaaaattgtgatCGACGTACCTAATAAACAGGCCACACCATTGTAACACAACACTCAAGTCCATATAAGAAGGCAAAAAGGAACACACAGTCACACGATGATGAGTCAGTGTCCAGTGGCAGGGACATTGAGTGGGGTAAGAGCGGTCATCAGAAGGGAGCATAGTGTGCAGTACATAACAAGCAGCCTGGGAACAAGGACATTAGCATGTTTACAGCTTTAACAGACTTTAACTATATCATCTGTATGAGAATAATTTCACATATATCTTACCCATATCACGtggcatcaaatcaaattgtatttgtcacatgcttcgtaaacagatGTAGACAtatagtgaaatgtttacttacgagcccttctCAACAATGtagagaaaaatacaaaaatgatcCCCAAAAGATTGTACACGAGTACTAAATAcataatgagtaacgataacttggctatatactgtacatggggTAGCAGTAGCAAGTCGATGTGGAGGGTTAAGAGGTAGttgagatatacagtatatgtacatataggtagggataaagtgactaggcaacaggttAGATATTGCATATGGCAATATGATATGGTAGTTCTGAAAACATTTGATGAATAACTAGCTTTATCGGCTGTCTGCTTTTCAGGACTGTTCCTTGAATATTTAGAATGTATTAATCTGAATGAGTTTCTATAATCAGgaaaacacatctacacacactacattacAAAGTGACTGTGACTGTCCAACAGTTCATTGCTGAATGACAGAACTATCTAGAGcagagtttcccaaactcagtcctggggtcTCTCCTGATTGcgtgttttggtttttgccctagcactacacagctgattcaaatatccaaaacttgatttgaatcagctgtgtagtgctagggcaaaacacTAAACGTGCAAATGGGGGGTGGGGAGTCTATTGAGTCTGTTGCAACCCACTTCAATGTACTGTATCTCATCCATTGTCTAGCTCTTTTGTTATTCAAGCCTTGGATAGATTAGCAGTGGAAGAAGAGATCCTTACTGAATGCTTCCCTCACCTGGCTGTCAGGTAACGGACCACACATTGAGGTGCAGTGTACAGTATACGCAGCTGGACAAGAATAGTTACCATGCTGAGAAACAAAAGGCACCTTGTTTTCATAGTAACCACATGCATGTCTGTAATCCATTAAAAAACAAGAACAATGATTGTCAGTGCACGTTTCCCTGCAAGGTCTAGAGTAGTATTTGTGGTGAGATCACATCCACTGGCCACAGTCCGTCCCCACAAATAATTTAGTCACTTGTCCTTCGCCTGGTCTTCCTCCTCTGTAGCCTTGCCTGCAATTGTCCTCTATGCAGGACTAGTGTCTTCAGAACTAGGAAGGGTAACATATACTGCCAATTGGTTGAAAAAGCATGACTAAGATTAATATAATTAGGCCCCATTATCAATATTACTGCTCAGTTGCAGAAATAAACTATACTCAGGTTATTGGGGTTCAACACAGTGTTCACACTTCAGTACTGAAGAGTTCCTGAGAAGCACATGCTGCCACCATGGTTAATTCATTTGCCAGTCCTGATCAGTCACATTGTTCCTGTTTTGGGGTGTAGCAACCTTACTGAAATCTAATGGCCAATAGACCAAAGAATGTGTGGTGGGTTTAACCCCCCATGGTTTCACAGCAATGGCTACACATTCTACTGTATCGTCAAAGACATGGTTAAATTATCACTACTGAAAGTGAACAGAAGACAAAAACAGTGACTTGATTAAACATTTTATTGACTAAATTAAAGTTAAACTTTACTGGGCACCTTAACccctttaaagggatactttgggattttgtcaGAGGCCCTTCGTTTAATTCCCTAGAGTCAGAACTCATGGATGTAATTTAGATGTGTTAAAGCAATGTTTGGAAGTGTATGTATTTACTAGCAACTTCCATTGATTGCACCAACACTAATTAGCATTTGCTTGCCAAACGATCTCCAACTTCCTTCGTACTTGTTCAACAAATGATTCCACACAGTCGGCTGAGGAAGTAGAtaaaagggcctcattgccaaaaacCCAATTATTCCTTCAGTGCAGTTGTACTCCCATGCAGAGAGAAGAGGTATGCCTGTGCAAAGCATATAGAAATGTGCATCAAACCATAGACAGACTTGAAACTACCAACAAAGCAGACAGTTAAGTCACTAAGATATGTAAGTCTACAAAAGGACCTGAATGCCAACATTGAGTCCTTTGTTGCACAGACAGAATAGGTTCAAGTATGGATGGTGTCCCTCTGCAAATGGAACCTCCAAGCCACCATTCTAAAAAAATCTGCATGTTAACATAGGAACTCAACCAGCAATAGGACATTGCCAACACCCTCACTATGCCAGATGAGACATTACACCTATGAGATATGACTGGGAAATGGGATCGATAACAGCAATTGCAAATCTGGGAAGATGTGTCCAAATAGATTGTGCTAGTCTCACTTGTACCTTTGGCAATATACAGGCATCACAAACTGCTGTAGTAGTTCAAGGTCTGGAGCAACTCAGCACATTCAAACAGTAGCACAGGAGTCACAAAACAAAACAGCTCTCTGGGGTAAAGCAGATGCACGACTACATTCTCTAGCTTTCCTTTATTATACAATCAAAGGCCACTGTTAAAGCATTTACAACTTAAgtataacaaaatgtagaacagCATTAACAAAAATCTCTTCCAGTTGCATTTTATGGCAACTAGTGAAAGTAGTATTTGTACTGTAACATATACACATTAAATATGGTACATCTTAGTCCATGCAGTTGCGCACAGCCAGTTGTGTATCATCATGGTATGTTTTCATTTTAATATTTGAAGTGTGTGGGAAGTTGTGACATCAGCCACCAGTGCATTACAGTCCAGGTTGGGAGGAGAGGCACTCCAGGCCTCACAGAACTCAGCCAGACTTGAAGAGGAGGATAGCCACCTGCCCCAAATAGAAGTAGATGAAATGCTTTGTCTCATGAGTGACGTAGCTGCCGAAGTTCCTCCCAACAATGCAATGCCATGTTGGGTTATACTTCTTGTCAAATTCCTACAGGgatttataaaaaaacaaaacagggcTTAAGTAATCCATGACTACATGAGGAAGAAAATGACCTCATGCAGCCCATGTCATATTTTAAACAGCTTGCACCATGGAAGACAATTGGAATACACAGGCCAAAGGCAGCAGGCCTGACTGGATTGATTCTACAGGATGCACATCTCACCTTCTTTATGTAGGCCGCAATGTCTTTCTCTATATTGTACTTCTCCATGGCCTGGGTAGCACAGTCCACTGCATCCTGCTGCATGTCCTCTGACATGTCAGCATTCTTGATTACTGCCTTCCTGTCAGTCATGATGCCTGCAAACAGGAACAAAACGTCACAACTAACGTTGTCACTATAGAAACAAAATTACAAGTCTAGTGAAGTGATAAAGCCTGAATTCACAGGCAACTCCTGcaactatggggcggcaggtagcctaatggtcagagcgttgggccagtaaccgaaaggttgctggattgagtccccgagctgacaaggtaaagatgTCATTCTGCcattgaacaaggcagttaacccaccgttcctagaccgtcattgtaaataagaacgttcttaaccgacttgcctagttaaataaataaaacatttaaagatCGCTTGCCCTTTGATCGTCACCGTTAACTAACAGTCTTGTTTACTGTGAAAACCAAAGGACAAGCCAATTAAGTGCTGATACAATGTGGCAAACAACTCGTGTCTATCAATGTATACGAATGTACTGGGTGGGCTACTTTGTATTTCGACACAAGATTACGTTGTCACAACGACCCTGTGTAGGTTAGGTACAATACGAACAGGCTACGGAGAAACTCGATACAGGTCGAATTAAATTACAAGGCAAAAATCACATGGCGACATTATATTAATACAATTTTGAATTGGTCCCCTGGATGATGCACAGTTCTAGTCTAGTGCAAACATCAATGTACATTAGTTAGTCGTTAAATTTCTACACAAATCCTTTAGATTATGGACGACTGAACAGGTCTGAGGGAGATCTTGATTCGTGCCAATCCCCTGCAGGTGGTAGCGACTGCGCATTAGTTCATAGACTCATCTTTACGATTTAAATCAAAATAGTAAAAGTACACTACCTTGTATGAGAAACTtcgattcaataaaaaaaaaaaaaaaactgaatcaCCACCATCCATGCGAGTCAAGTGTGAGTGCGTGTAGGCTACTAAATAAACGTTGTCACTCACCTTGTGTGGGAGATGAAGCTACTTTCCACTTCGCGATCAGGTAACTCACCTTGATGGATATAAAGCTTTGTTTACTTGCTAGATCGTGCTGCGACAAATTATTTTATAAGCTTTACTCAAGCAAATGTGGGAAACTGCCCTGCAAAATACCTCCCCCGCCCTAACACACTGCCCTACGCCACTTACACTGCGATTGGCTGCGCTGCCACCTCTTCTTGTGTTGCGAGCATTTTCTACCAGCTCCTCTCTGCCAGCATCTTATTTCATCCCACAATGCATCGTTGACACTACATGGTGAGGTAGGTAGATAAGACCCCCTGGCAAACTCAGGTGTACCGAGTATTTATGCTCAATGTGTAATCTTATTGTTAGCAGCATCAATTAATGTATGCGTGATATCAAATTATCTAGGCTATATTATTACATTGTTGTCTTATCATAGAAATACAATCCATGTTTCTACTGGACTTTATATTATCTGTGTgagatgtacactgaacaaaaatataaacgcagcatgttAAGTGTTGGTACCATTTTTCACGAGCTGaaaaaaaaagatcccagaaatgttcaatactcacaaaaagcttatttctctcatttgtttacatccctagtagtgagcatttctcttttgccaagattatccatccatctgacaggtgtggcatttcaagaagtttgttaaacagcatgatcattacacaggtacaccttgtgatggggacgataaaaggccactctaaaatgtagttttgtcacaacacaataccacagacaTCTCAAGTTTTTcaaggagcatgcaattggcatgctgactgcagtaatgtccaccagagctattgcaaGATAATGTAATATTcatttgttttagagaatttggcagtacttccaaccagCCTCgtaactgcagaccatgtgtatggcgttgtgtggacgAGCGGTTTGATGACaccaacgttgtgaacagagtgccccatggagttgtggtatgggcagacataagctatggacaacaaacacaattacattttattgatggcaatttgtatGCACAGAGATAGTGACaagatcctgagacccattgtcaTACCAtgcatccaccgccatcacctcatgtttcagcatgacaatgcacaacCCCATGTtttaaggatctgtacacaattcctggaagttggAAATGTCTtggttcttccatggtctgcatactcacccgACAtcaagcatgtttgggatgctctgttgacgtgtacgacagtatcccagtttccgccaatatccagcaatttcGCAGCCaagagtggaacaacattccacaggccacaatcaacagccggatcaactctattttttatttttattaacctttatttaactaggcaagtcagttaagaacacattcttatttacaatgacggcctataatggcctaacccggacaacgctgggtcaattgtgcgccgtcctatgggactcccaatcacagccggttgcaatacagcctggattcgaaccaaggtgtctgtggtgacacctcaagtactgagatgcagtgccttagaccgctgcgccactcaggatcccagagactgactggttttctgatccatgcccatACTTTTCaaaggcatctgtgaccaaccgatgcatatctgtgctcccagtcatgtgaaatccatagtttagggcctatttctattgactgattgccttatatgaactgtaacccattaaaatctttgaaattgttgcatgttgtgtttatatttgttcAGTACGTAAGCACATCTGCTTGAAATGACATTTTCCTGAATATTTTACATTTCCTCACTAATGCATACAACTCATAAACAGGTAGTTTGATCACTTATTGACAAGTTTATCTGCCTCATGcagaccaccatttgcctcatgcagcgcaacattTCCTTTGCATAGAATTGATCAGGCTGCTGAtagtggcctgtggaatgttctcccactcctcttcagaggctgtgcgaagttgatggatattggcgggaactggaacacgctctCATATACCTCAATCCAGAGCATGCCAAATATGCTcagagtgacatgtctggtgagtatgcaggccatgggagaactgggacatttaacttccaggaattgtgtaaagatccttgcgacatggggaaGTGCAtaattatgctgaaacatgaggtgatggcggcggatgaacagcacaatgggcttcaggatctaGTCACGGCATCTCtgttcattcaaattgccattgataaaatgcaattgtgttaattttccgtagcttatgcctacccaCACTATAACCCCACGGCCAACATGGGGCAatttgttcacaacgttgacatgagcaaactgctcgcccactcGACGCCATACACGAGGCAGGTTCGACGTACTGACAGATTCTCTAAAACACggaaggcagcttatggtagagaaattaacattacattctttggcaaccgctctggtggacattcctgcagtcagcattccaattgcacgctccttcaaaacttgagacatctgtggcattgtgttgtgacaaaattgcattttagagtggccttttattgtccccagcatacaGTGCAGCTGCGTGATCATGCagtttaaatcagcttcttgatatgccacatctttCAGATGGAtgatcttggcaaatgagaaatgctaacagggatataaataaatttgtgcacaacatttaggagaaataggctttttgtgtatatgtaacatttctgggatcttcatgaaaccaacacttcacatgttgcgtttttacTTTTTCAGGACTAAaattaatctgtgtccgggacaCCGCCCCATGATGTATAATGTAATACATTAGAGTAGATGGTCTACTGGGATATTCTTCAATTTGGCCTCTTATTACATCATTCATTGGGCCATTAAGTTCATATTTTACATTaattcaaaagaaaaacaaactAAAAAACAGGTACGTCTTTTCAGGATTTTATTGAAAATGCTAAACTAAGAGTAAATTAAATTTAAGAAAGACAGActaactatactaaatataaacCCCAACCATCACAAATGTTAATCCCTTATTTACCAGACTCCTACGTTTCCTTCCATTCTTTGATCCAACTTCCTGGTCCTCAGTTTCCTTTTCTTACTCCAAAAACGTAA
Encoded proteins:
- the LOC139382561 gene encoding dynein, light chain, LC8-type 2a — protein: MTDRKAVIKNADMSEDMQQDAVDCATQAMEKYNIEKDIAAYIKKEFDKKYNPTWHCIVGRNFGSYVTHETKHFIYFYLGQVAILLFKSG